ACCTTATCGCCTTCCAGCTCGACCTGACGGTATTGGATCGAAACCGGGACTTCGGCGAAGAGGGTGATCCAAAAACTGCTGCGGCGGTTCTTCTTATACTTTTCGAAGAGCTCGGGGTCGCGCTTGTCGGAATAGGCCATTTGAATCCGCCAGGCCAGGGCCCGGACGTCGTCGGCCTTCATCCGCAGGCAAGCATGCGAGGCCGCCCGCCCGATGCTGGAAGGCGAATTGGTGCCGTGGATCAGGATCCCGTCTTGCATCAGCAGCTTGACCGGACCCAAGGGATTGCCCGGTCCCGGTGGGGTTTTCTCGGCCTCGGCCGCCCATTCGCTGTCGGGCGGAATCCACCAGGGATTCCAAACGATGTGAGTGATCGAATAATCCCGGTCGGGTGTGGGATATTTCGGCATCCCGATCGCCACCGGATAGCTGATTTCCTTCTTTCCGTTGGAATAAAGATCGAGCCGGGCCGCCGGTAAATTGATTTGAATCGAAAGCAGCTCGGCCGGGGTGGGCCGGCTTTCCGGCGCCAAATCGCTAAGGTCGCTGGGGAGGCTTTCAGCGGCCGGCTTGGGCAATTCCTCGCTCGAGGAAAATACCGGCCAATTCGTCATCCCCAACACCAACAACAATACCCGAAGCCCTTTTCTCATGGTCGCTCGCTTTGCCCCAAACCGTCCCGGTCCATACTCATTCATTTGCCGATGCAAAAGCGAGAAAATATCTCGCCTAAAATATCCTCCGAAGAAACCCTTCCCAGCAAGGCCTCCATGGCTCCGAGGGCCTGCCGGAGGTCGGCAGCCAAACACTCCCAGGCCAGGCCGGAAGCCAGAGCCGCCCGGGCTTGGGCCAAGGCTTCAAGGGCCTGAACCAAAGCCGCCTGATGGCGGGCATTGTTGAGGTAGGCGTGCTCCCGC
This bacterium DNA region includes the following protein-coding sequences:
- a CDS encoding L,D-transpeptidase gives rise to the protein MTNWPVFSSSEELPKPAAESLPSDLSDLAPESRPTPAELLSIQINLPAARLDLYSNGKKEISYPVAIGMPKYPTPDRDYSITHIVWNPWWIPPDSEWAAEAEKTPPGPGNPLGPVKLLMQDGILIHGTNSPSSIGRAASHACLRMKADDVRALAWRIQMAYSDKRDPELFEKYKKNRRSSFWITLFAEVPVSIQYRQVELEGDKVLIHPDRYWRGGLQEELAALLTQRPDVAINSKLLAKLRKLRRKGSVEASLTELADWGRDDADSKATATPLPPPLLKEAAKPLQ